In Bacillus sp. Marseille-Q1617, a genomic segment contains:
- a CDS encoding vanadium-dependent haloperoxidase, giving the protein MKYKKTSVIDYVRALKCRVKKAFTLRWKAALFYKLLPVRNHPTNKDEIRYKKKIAGFSKGLPHNELGEVDVEAYNTYIGILESGDPEDFERLPLAGERKMVNPQAAYAFEMTGPDSHQLVLPPAPSFSSAEMAAEMVELYWQALTRDVPFNDYDTNPLTLAAADELSNLTDFRGPKIVGKVTPGTLYRDDLPGALTGPYVSQFLLKDIPYVSTRTIQRYRTTKAGEDFLTDYDDWLAVQNGSIPPGPDYDPTPRYIRNARDLAEFVYNDRSVESGLAASLIIFQYGTAAWDKNNPYLDSDTQIGFSTFGVPHILDFVTRSARPGLEAAWFQKWLVHRRLRPEEFGGRIHNKLTGKAEYPIHPDVLNSVALAKTYEIYGSYLLPQSYPEGSPLHPAYPAGHAAFVGAMVTMLKALFDESFVIPDPVIATSDGLQLIDYEGPPLTVGGELNKLAYNIANGRDAAGVHFRASGINGLKLGEQAAIGILRDYKSTYNEAFKGFTLTKFDGTSITI; this is encoded by the coding sequence TTGAAATACAAAAAAACAAGTGTAATAGATTATGTCAGAGCGCTGAAATGCCGCGTGAAAAAGGCCTTCACCCTTCGCTGGAAGGCAGCTTTATTCTATAAGCTTCTGCCTGTTCGGAACCACCCCACTAACAAAGATGAGATACGATATAAGAAGAAAATAGCCGGCTTTTCAAAAGGGCTCCCTCATAATGAACTCGGCGAGGTAGATGTCGAGGCGTATAACACGTATATCGGGATATTGGAGTCGGGCGATCCGGAAGACTTTGAAAGACTCCCGCTTGCTGGTGAAAGGAAGATGGTTAATCCTCAAGCCGCATATGCATTTGAAATGACCGGACCGGACAGTCACCAATTGGTTTTACCGCCCGCTCCGAGCTTCAGCAGTGCAGAGATGGCTGCTGAAATGGTCGAGCTGTACTGGCAGGCTCTTACCCGCGATGTTCCTTTCAACGACTATGACACGAACCCTCTGACGCTGGCAGCTGCAGATGAACTGTCGAATTTAACAGATTTCCGTGGACCTAAAATTGTTGGGAAAGTCACCCCCGGGACATTATACCGGGACGATCTCCCGGGAGCATTGACGGGCCCGTATGTTTCACAATTTCTTTTGAAGGACATTCCTTATGTATCAACCAGGACCATCCAACGCTACCGGACAACCAAGGCCGGAGAAGACTTTTTAACAGATTACGATGACTGGCTTGCGGTTCAGAACGGTTCTATCCCACCCGGTCCCGATTATGATCCCACTCCAAGATATATACGAAATGCGCGGGATTTAGCCGAATTTGTGTACAATGATCGATCCGTCGAAAGCGGACTAGCCGCTAGTTTGATCATCTTCCAATACGGGACTGCCGCATGGGATAAGAATAACCCCTACCTCGATTCTGACACCCAGATCGGATTCTCTACCTTTGGGGTTCCGCATATCCTCGATTTTGTTACAAGATCAGCCCGTCCCGGACTAGAAGCTGCCTGGTTCCAAAAATGGCTTGTCCACAGACGTCTCCGCCCGGAAGAATTCGGCGGGCGCATCCACAACAAATTGACCGGAAAGGCTGAATATCCAATACACCCGGACGTACTGAACTCAGTAGCACTGGCAAAAACCTATGAAATCTATGGTTCCTACCTGTTGCCGCAGTCTTACCCGGAAGGCTCTCCTTTACATCCTGCCTATCCCGCCGGCCATGCAGCATTTGTCGGGGCGATGGTGACCATGCTGAAGGCACTGTTCGACGAATCATTCGTGATTCCCGACCCTGTCATCGCGACAAGCGACGGCCTCCAATTAATAGACTATGAAGGGCCGCCCCTCACTGTCGGCGGTGAATTGAACAAACTCGCCTATAATATCGCCAATGGACGGGACGCAGCAGGAGTCCACTTTCGGGCCAGCGGCATCAACGGTTTAAAACTTGGAGAGCAGGCAGCCATCGGGATCCTGAGGGATTACAAGTCCACCTACAATGAGGCGTTCAAGGGATTCACTTTGACAAAATTTGATGGTACTTCGATTACGATTTAA
- a CDS encoding PH domain-containing protein: MNPSAKRYHPAYIAVEVFASLKGLAGFYLLLFLLKANSTAGWVVWGRYALLAATFGSILFILSKWAFSLYELGPKTIIVKEGMFVKKQRTVAWDRIHSHRTSTTFIHRWFGLTSLTLETGTSGENAEFGFPVITQAEKDRILWHLEQEQVPDEPAEETKPEPIVHFRATRKDLLKASFTSLSFLAIFPLLSAIYFNLADFFAIEESAESALAYLLDHVWVLVVLFIVAMMLSIGIGFIKTSIKYGNYVIRDDEERIYIEKGIGNEMSFSIAKKKVQAVKVEQTLVKRLFSLVSIKLISAGTSEGEEEISSLYPFMPKHEAYNMLHTILPHYYIKEGMERFPVKVLWLKLIQPYYLTLAALIGLWFYKKDWLWIAAIVFALSILLRALDYMFTSYTRHGHTVQIRHGGWMNETFVTHLHRIQQVTVKHSWLQRKFGVATIMFSNRADPSHESLLYGVSKEEAGTFYEWYHRKSVSG; this comes from the coding sequence ATGAACCCTTCCGCCAAGCGTTATCATCCGGCATATATTGCAGTTGAAGTGTTCGCATCGCTGAAAGGCCTGGCAGGCTTTTATCTTCTCTTATTTCTTTTAAAGGCAAATTCTACCGCAGGATGGGTCGTATGGGGGCGTTACGCCCTGCTGGCGGCCACCTTTGGTTCCATCCTGTTCATCCTTTCCAAATGGGCGTTCAGCCTCTATGAACTCGGACCCAAAACCATTATCGTCAAAGAAGGGATGTTCGTTAAGAAGCAAAGGACGGTCGCCTGGGACCGGATCCACAGCCATCGGACCAGCACGACCTTCATTCACCGCTGGTTCGGTCTGACTTCCCTGACACTGGAAACGGGGACGAGCGGGGAAAATGCCGAATTTGGTTTTCCGGTCATTACGCAGGCTGAAAAGGACCGCATCCTCTGGCATCTGGAACAAGAGCAAGTTCCGGATGAGCCGGCAGAAGAGACAAAGCCGGAACCCATCGTCCACTTCCGGGCAACGCGGAAAGACCTTTTGAAAGCATCCTTCACGTCACTCAGTTTCCTCGCCATCTTCCCATTGCTGAGTGCCATCTATTTCAACCTGGCCGATTTCTTTGCCATTGAAGAATCGGCGGAAAGTGCCTTGGCCTACCTGCTGGATCATGTATGGGTCCTGGTCGTGCTCTTTATAGTGGCGATGATGCTGTCGATAGGCATCGGGTTCATCAAGACGTCAATCAAATACGGAAATTATGTCATCCGTGATGATGAAGAACGGATTTATATTGAAAAAGGCATAGGAAATGAAATGAGTTTCTCAATCGCCAAGAAGAAAGTACAGGCTGTCAAAGTAGAACAGACCCTTGTAAAAAGGTTATTCAGCCTGGTGTCGATCAAGCTGATCAGTGCCGGCACCTCAGAAGGGGAGGAGGAAATCAGTTCCCTGTATCCGTTCATGCCGAAGCACGAAGCCTACAACATGCTTCACACCATCCTGCCGCACTATTACATCAAAGAAGGGATGGAGCGCTTCCCCGTCAAGGTCCTTTGGCTGAAACTGATTCAGCCGTATTATCTGACGCTTGCCGCCCTGATCGGATTATGGTTTTACAAAAAAGATTGGCTATGGATTGCAGCGATCGTATTCGCACTCTCCATCCTCCTGCGGGCCCTGGACTACATGTTCACAAGCTACACCCGCCACGGACACACCGTCCAGATCCGTCATGGAGGATGGATGAACGAAACGTTCGTCACCCATCTTCATCGGATCCAGCAGGTGACCGTCAAACACTCATGGCTGCAGCGGAAATTCGGGGTCGCCACCATCATGTTCTCGAACCGGGCGGACCCTTCCCATGAGAGCTTGTTGTATGGAGTGTCGAAAGAAGAAGCGGGAACATTTTATGAATGGTACCATCGGAAATCCGTCTCGGGGTGA
- a CDS encoding DUF1129 family protein produces MLSKESEQFLIELRMHLISKGKNDNEINEITEELEDHLLQAEAEGKDVTHIVGESPKEYMKSIGESMKTDYRQLVGLVPMFILLLAAYFSLGPAIEGNFSLSGGTIIIASVGSIAGGLIYAVLLFKVLPGYIQSKWGYLLIFATTLLVTGLGVAVLFWYNAQEFQPVFTASPLQNNLILAACIVIFIAAAIYTKTWFTIIIPLFLSLGPIASRFIPEDANEDPTLILYTIILLAVISSIVVFVLVIRRKKQKQSTL; encoded by the coding sequence ATGCTTTCCAAAGAGTCGGAACAGTTTTTAATCGAACTTCGCATGCATTTGATTTCGAAAGGGAAAAACGACAACGAAATCAATGAAATCACGGAAGAATTGGAAGACCATCTGCTCCAGGCTGAGGCAGAGGGAAAAGATGTCACGCACATCGTCGGGGAAAGCCCGAAGGAATATATGAAAAGCATAGGCGAATCGATGAAGACGGATTATCGGCAGCTGGTGGGGCTGGTGCCGATGTTCATCCTGTTATTGGCTGCTTATTTCAGTCTTGGGCCAGCCATTGAAGGCAACTTCTCGCTGTCGGGAGGCACGATCATTATTGCATCCGTTGGCTCTATCGCCGGAGGTTTGATCTATGCTGTCCTGCTATTCAAAGTGCTGCCTGGATACATCCAGTCTAAATGGGGCTACTTACTGATATTTGCGACCACGCTTCTCGTCACCGGATTGGGCGTTGCCGTCTTGTTTTGGTACAATGCGCAGGAGTTTCAGCCGGTGTTCACAGCGTCGCCCCTGCAAAACAATTTGATCCTCGCTGCGTGCATCGTGATTTTCATTGCTGCAGCCATCTATACGAAAACATGGTTTACCATCATCATCCCGCTGTTTCTTTCGCTCGGACCGATTGCGAGCCGTTTTATTCCTGAGGATGCCAACGAAGACCCAACCCTGATCCTCTATACGATCATTTTGTTGGCGGTCATTTCATCAATTGTTGTATTTGTTCTAGTTATAAGGAGGAAAAAGCAAAAACAGTCGACTCTGTAA
- a CDS encoding glycerophosphodiester phosphodiesterase family protein, with the protein MKKFKRIMKRTLLGVGILAAFMYINNTSLFTKTEDKNPLLLAHRGMSQTFPMDGIKSDTCTAERIHEPEHPYLENTISSMEAAFEAGADVVEFDVQPTKDGKFAIFHDWTLECRTDGEGVTREHTMEELKQLDIGYGYTADDGKTYPFRGKGVGMMPSLDEVMEHFTEGSFLIHIKSDDPEEGKQLARYLEGLPEDRLDRLTVYGGDRPIASLKEKLPDLRVMSIATMKSCMLPYIAAGWTGYVPSACENTQIHLPEKYAKWMWGWPDKLIKRLEDAGTRVILVAGDGGWSEGFDTPGDLERLPAGYSGVVWTNRIDITAPILHEK; encoded by the coding sequence ATGAAAAAGTTTAAGAGAATCATGAAACGGACTTTGCTGGGTGTTGGTATTCTGGCAGCGTTCATGTACATAAACAACACATCTTTATTTACAAAAACCGAAGATAAAAACCCTTTACTGCTTGCACACAGGGGGATGTCGCAGACGTTCCCGATGGACGGCATCAAGAGTGATACTTGCACGGCTGAAAGAATCCATGAGCCTGAACATCCATACCTTGAAAACACAATCTCCTCGATGGAAGCTGCCTTTGAAGCCGGGGCGGACGTTGTCGAGTTCGATGTCCAGCCGACGAAGGACGGAAAGTTTGCGATTTTCCACGATTGGACACTGGAGTGCCGGACGGACGGCGAAGGGGTGACGAGGGAACATACGATGGAAGAGCTTAAACAGTTGGATATCGGCTATGGATATACGGCTGATGACGGGAAGACCTACCCTTTTCGCGGGAAGGGAGTCGGAATGATGCCGTCACTTGATGAGGTGATGGAGCATTTCACGGAGGGCTCTTTCCTGATCCATATCAAGAGTGACGACCCCGAGGAAGGGAAGCAGCTTGCCCGCTATCTTGAAGGTCTGCCTGAGGATCGTCTGGACCGGCTCACCGTGTACGGCGGGGACCGGCCGATTGCGTCGTTGAAAGAAAAGCTGCCGGACCTTCGCGTGATGTCGATTGCCACGATGAAAAGCTGTATGCTGCCATATATCGCTGCAGGATGGACTGGATACGTCCCTTCCGCCTGTGAAAATACACAGATCCATTTACCCGAGAAGTATGCCAAATGGATGTGGGGATGGCCAGACAAGCTCATCAAGCGGCTGGAAGATGCAGGCACGCGCGTAATCCTGGTGGCGGGTGACGGAGGCTGGTCGGAAGGGTTTGACACCCCTGGGGATCTTGAGCGGCTGCCTGCCGGTTATTCAGGCGTTGTTTGGACCAACCGGATTGATATAACGGCCCCTATTTTACACGAAAAATAG
- a CDS encoding malate:quinone oxidoreductase, with product MSSIQKKTDVILIGAGVMSATLGSLLKELAPQWEITVFEKLSEPGEESSNEWNNAGTGHAALCELNYTSEKPDGSIDITKAIKVNEQFQVSRQFWSHLVNSNLIRSPQEFIMPLPHMSMVQGAENVEFLKKRLEALSVNPLFEGMEFSDDPEKLKEWIPLIMNGRTSNEPIAATKIDSGTDVNFGALTRMLFDHLKTQNVEVNYGHSVQDLKQMSDGSWEVKVQDLANGRIETHTAKFIFIGGGGGSLHLLQKTGIPESKRIGGFPVSGLFMVCNNPEVVAQHHAKVYGKAKVGAPPMSVPHLDTRFIDHKKSLLFGPFAGFSPKFLKTGSNLDLITSVKPNNVLTMLAAGAKNMGLTKYLIQQVLLSKEKRMEELREFIPNAKSEDWDIVVAGQRVQVIKDTEAGGKGTLQFGTEVVSASDGSVAALLGASPGASTAVHVMLEVLDKCFPQHMKEWEPKIKEMIPSYGLSLSENPELFREIHASTAHALGLNGRELAHS from the coding sequence ATGAGCAGCATACAGAAGAAAACAGACGTTATCTTAATTGGTGCCGGAGTCATGAGTGCGACTTTGGGGTCATTACTGAAAGAGTTAGCACCGCAATGGGAAATCACAGTGTTTGAAAAGCTCAGTGAGCCGGGGGAGGAAAGCTCGAATGAGTGGAATAATGCAGGTACGGGACATGCTGCATTATGCGAGCTGAACTATACATCCGAAAAACCCGACGGCTCCATCGATATCACAAAAGCGATAAAGGTAAATGAACAGTTTCAGGTTTCGAGACAGTTCTGGTCTCATCTTGTCAACAGCAATCTAATCCGCAGCCCACAGGAATTCATCATGCCGCTTCCTCATATGAGTATGGTCCAAGGGGCTGAAAATGTGGAATTTTTGAAAAAACGATTGGAAGCGCTGTCAGTGAATCCGTTGTTTGAGGGCATGGAATTTTCAGACGATCCTGAAAAACTGAAAGAGTGGATCCCGCTGATCATGAATGGGCGAACGTCGAATGAACCGATCGCGGCCACCAAGATCGATTCCGGTACGGATGTCAACTTCGGTGCGTTGACACGCATGTTATTCGACCACTTGAAGACTCAGAATGTCGAGGTCAACTACGGGCACAGTGTCCAGGACCTTAAACAAATGAGCGACGGTTCATGGGAAGTGAAGGTGCAGGACCTTGCCAATGGAAGAATCGAAACCCACACGGCGAAGTTCATCTTTATCGGTGGGGGAGGCGGAAGTCTTCACCTGCTTCAAAAGACGGGCATACCGGAATCCAAGCGTATCGGCGGATTCCCGGTGAGTGGACTCTTCATGGTGTGCAACAATCCTGAAGTCGTGGCGCAGCATCATGCAAAAGTATACGGCAAGGCGAAAGTCGGTGCTCCGCCAATGTCTGTGCCGCATCTTGACACACGCTTCATCGATCATAAAAAATCACTGTTATTCGGACCGTTTGCAGGCTTTTCTCCTAAGTTCCTGAAGACCGGTTCAAACCTGGACCTGATTACTTCCGTCAAACCGAACAACGTCCTGACAATGCTTGCGGCAGGCGCGAAGAATATGGGATTGACAAAGTATCTGATCCAGCAGGTGCTTCTATCAAAAGAAAAGAGAATGGAAGAACTGCGTGAATTCATTCCTAACGCCAAAAGCGAGGATTGGGATATCGTTGTAGCCGGCCAGCGTGTGCAAGTGATCAAAGATACCGAAGCAGGCGGGAAAGGAACGCTTCAATTCGGTACGGAGGTGGTAAGTGCTTCCGACGGTTCGGTCGCTGCACTTCTTGGCGCATCCCCGGGTGCTTCCACTGCCGTTCACGTCATGCTAGAAGTACTGGATAAATGTTTCCCTCAGCATATGAAAGAGTGGGAACCAAAAATCAAGGAAATGATTCCTTCTTACGGCCTGTCGTTATCTGAGAATCCAGAGCTGTTCAGGGAAATCCACGCATCGACAGCCCATGCACTGGGACTGAATGGAAGAGAGCTTGCTCATAGTTGA
- a CDS encoding DNA-3-methyladenine glycosylase, with the protein MKWTDGQSWIKIYPPKEFSFDECLLFLGRSNLEILHEIEEGCLLKLVRVDEELILCKIDYIHEFLNVEFLNGTPSEDAREKVAEYIWEWFELDVDLAGFYEWAAGDAILSGLTQSYYGLRMICLPDLFEALIWAILGQQINLSFAYTLKKRLVEQYGESVTVNGKRFWLFPSFHKIAYLDVENLRKLQITGRKAEYILGIAVAMETGELTKESLMKLDERQVRNTLLQYKGIGAWTADYVMMKCLHVKSSFPIADVGLQNALKVLLGYDRKPTLEEMEQLSAKWEGWRGYAAFYLWRSLYDETI; encoded by the coding sequence ATGAAGTGGACTGACGGACAATCTTGGATCAAGATTTATCCTCCAAAGGAATTTAGCTTTGATGAGTGCCTGCTGTTTTTAGGAAGGTCGAATTTGGAAATTCTTCATGAGATTGAAGAAGGTTGTTTATTGAAATTGGTCCGAGTGGATGAAGAATTGATTTTGTGTAAGATTGACTATATCCATGAGTTCTTGAACGTTGAATTTCTGAACGGCACCCCATCTGAAGACGCCAGGGAAAAAGTGGCGGAGTATATATGGGAGTGGTTTGAATTGGATGTGGATCTGGCGGGGTTTTATGAATGGGCGGCCGGTGATGCCATTTTATCGGGACTCACCCAGAGCTATTACGGACTGCGGATGATCTGCCTTCCCGACCTGTTCGAAGCATTGATATGGGCGATCCTCGGGCAGCAGATCAACTTATCTTTTGCCTACACATTAAAAAAACGGCTTGTTGAGCAATATGGTGAAAGTGTGACGGTCAACGGCAAGCGGTTTTGGCTATTTCCTTCTTTTCACAAGATAGCTTATTTGGATGTGGAGAATCTGCGGAAGCTGCAAATCACAGGCAGGAAGGCTGAATACATCCTTGGGATCGCGGTGGCGATGGAGACGGGTGAATTGACGAAAGAATCTTTGATGAAACTGGATGAGCGGCAAGTGAGAAACACGCTCTTGCAGTATAAAGGCATTGGAGCCTGGACAGCGGACTATGTCATGATGAAATGTCTGCATGTCAAATCGTCATTTCCAATCGCAGATGTCGGCCTTCAAAATGCGTTGAAGGTTTTATTGGGATATGACCGTAAACCGACGCTTGAGGAAATGGAGCAATTATCGGCAAAATGGGAAGGGTGGCGGGGATATGCCGCCTTCTATCTTTGGAGGTCTTTATATGACGAAACTATATAA
- a CDS encoding PH domain-containing protein, translating to MYIHIDEPTETISKNAAKVWRISNSIGHTIVLIIIGILLLCSDKFDWYNWIGITLYVLGGLFIVSAAFSIFIEPVYLQKTWRYQVDKEFVQLKFGRWEQQHILIPMEKVEYVRTEQGPLLRRYGLYDLEVGTTASSHKIPAIPEDVAKTLKAQIATFAKITDKDSEEGEIGA from the coding sequence ATGTACATACACATAGATGAACCAACGGAAACCATATCAAAAAACGCAGCAAAAGTGTGGCGGATCTCCAATAGCATCGGGCATACGATTGTCCTCATCATCATCGGCATTCTGCTCCTTTGTTCAGATAAATTTGACTGGTACAACTGGATCGGGATCACACTTTACGTCCTTGGCGGATTGTTCATAGTCTCTGCCGCCTTTTCGATATTCATCGAACCCGTTTATCTGCAAAAGACATGGCGCTACCAGGTGGACAAGGAATTCGTCCAGCTGAAATTCGGGAGATGGGAACAGCAGCATATCCTGATACCGATGGAAAAAGTGGAATACGTCCGCACGGAGCAGGGACCTCTCTTACGCCGTTACGGGCTTTACGACCTTGAAGTCGGCACGACGGCTTCAAGCCACAAGATCCCTGCCATACCTGAGGATGTTGCAAAAACATTGAAAGCACAGATCGCGACCTTTGCGAAAATCACCGACAAAGACTCAGAAGAAGGAGAGATCGGGGCATGA
- a CDS encoding PadR family transcriptional regulator — protein MAGTTQMLKGILDGCLLSIIKDGEIYGYELAARLESYGFTSFSEGTIYPLLLRMQKEGLVSATLRKSTAGPKRKYYSLTEKGEGELESFIKRWGQLSATVNNVLNKREM, from the coding sequence ATGGCAGGTACAACTCAGATGTTAAAGGGGATATTGGACGGATGCCTTCTATCCATCATAAAAGACGGGGAAATCTATGGGTACGAGCTGGCAGCGCGGCTTGAGTCTTATGGTTTCACCTCGTTCAGTGAAGGGACCATTTATCCTTTATTGCTGCGGATGCAGAAGGAAGGCTTGGTCAGTGCCACGTTAAGAAAGTCGACGGCCGGGCCCAAAAGGAAGTATTATTCCCTGACCGAAAAAGGTGAAGGGGAGCTGGAGTCATTTATCAAGAGGTGGGGACAGTTGAGTGCCACAGTCAACAATGTGTTGAATAAAAGGGAGATGTGA
- a CDS encoding bifunctional transcriptional activator/DNA repair enzyme AdaA produces the protein MMTEVNLTFEEMWEKIMACDRKYDGLFFTAVKTTKIYCRPSCRSRKPKKVNVDFYFDIHEVEKAGFRACKRCQPEVEHSPNIEVVRNVIGYLVNHTNKPLVLKDIADHAGLSPYYLERMFKQETGETPRTYLEKIRVDKAAHLLVTTGLTNLEIGYEAGFQSSSNFYKVFKQLKACSPSEYRKRMSEVSKNEVD, from the coding sequence ATGATGACTGAGGTCAACCTGACGTTCGAAGAGATGTGGGAAAAGATCATGGCTTGCGACCGGAAGTATGACGGATTGTTTTTTACGGCTGTGAAGACGACAAAAATTTATTGTCGGCCCTCTTGCCGGTCAAGGAAACCGAAAAAAGTGAATGTGGATTTTTATTTTGACATCCATGAGGTTGAGAAAGCCGGATTTCGTGCCTGTAAAAGATGTCAGCCTGAAGTGGAGCATTCCCCTAATATCGAGGTGGTAAGGAACGTCATCGGCTATCTCGTCAATCATACGAACAAACCCCTGGTGTTGAAGGATATTGCGGATCATGCTGGTCTGAGCCCCTACTATCTTGAGCGCATGTTTAAACAGGAAACAGGGGAGACGCCGCGTACGTACCTGGAAAAAATCCGCGTCGATAAAGCGGCTCATCTGCTGGTGACGACAGGCCTGACGAATCTTGAAATCGGCTATGAGGCCGGATTTCAAAGCTCCTCCAATTTCTATAAAGTGTTTAAGCAGCTGAAAGCATGTTCACCTAGCGAATATCGAAAGCGTATGTCGGAGGTTTCAAAAAATGAAGTGGACTGA
- a CDS encoding methylated-DNA--[protein]-cysteine S-methyltransferase translates to MTKLYNKLYRSPIGLIDIQGTDERITSILFIEEQEADDCGDECPLVLEECEKQLDEYFKGKRRTFTFPYQLDGTLFQKKVWEALTGVSYAKTSTYKDIAVTIGNEKAVRGVGSANGRNRLSIVVPCHRIIGSNGKLTGYAGGLWRKEWLLRHERGLI, encoded by the coding sequence ATGACGAAACTATATAACAAACTGTACCGGTCACCGATCGGATTGATTGACATACAGGGAACGGATGAAAGGATCACATCCATTCTGTTCATCGAAGAACAGGAGGCAGATGATTGCGGGGATGAATGTCCCCTGGTGCTTGAAGAGTGCGAAAAGCAGCTCGATGAATACTTCAAAGGCAAGCGGCGTACGTTCACCTTCCCCTATCAGCTTGATGGAACCCTTTTTCAAAAAAAGGTGTGGGAAGCATTGACGGGAGTATCGTATGCGAAAACGTCCACCTATAAAGACATCGCCGTCACGATCGGGAATGAGAAGGCGGTCAGGGGAGTGGGCAGCGCCAATGGAAGAAACCGTCTGAGCATCGTCGTCCCCTGTCACCGGATCATCGGATCGAATGGAAAGCTGACCGGCTATGCGGGCGGTTTGTGGAGGAAGGAATGGCTTTTACGGCATGAGCGGGGTTTGATCTAA
- a CDS encoding PepSY domain-containing protein: protein MNRNTFNPFRRLHFYAAWFITPLLLTLTLSGIGFLFYPEVENMIYEHEFFGQSDNKEMQNIDEAIEEIKETYNGYSVSKISMMEEPYNNRVTISNDQGESQYVFLDENNQIVASQNSKNTYSNFMRTFHSSLLTEHTFVRYLVELTACWAIFLIVSGTYMTFKKKLLQNRSRKNPLRFQKLHAILGLALAVPLIIIVVTGIPWSVFTGSKIGQFAADHPDWGRTELRYNPPQSDVDEIPWATRSMDQPASEHKGHAGHHSDSSTDDTIAGQKTIEEIITESGENNISRPFSIVYPSDETGVFTVSKGSNTGVTGLDVNPDEETTAYFDQYSGDMIAQIDFEDYGIIGKWFTWGIPLHEGHLFGMANKILNLLVCIAFLAAIAMGFMSWMKRVKPGGAKGPKRINKPWSIGAIATIMILGILMPLFGLSVLAIFIIETIIYFTKTTKEA, encoded by the coding sequence ATGAACAGGAACACATTCAATCCATTCAGAAGGCTTCATTTTTATGCAGCCTGGTTCATCACACCATTATTGTTGACACTGACCCTTTCAGGGATTGGATTTCTCTTTTATCCAGAAGTCGAAAATATGATTTATGAACATGAATTTTTCGGGCAAAGTGATAACAAGGAGATGCAAAACATAGATGAAGCGATCGAAGAAATAAAAGAAACATACAACGGCTACTCCGTCAGTAAAATCAGCATGATGGAAGAACCCTATAACAACAGGGTGACGATCAGCAATGATCAAGGAGAGTCTCAATATGTATTTTTAGACGAAAACAATCAGATCGTCGCCAGCCAAAATTCGAAAAATACCTATTCCAACTTTATGAGGACATTCCATAGTTCCTTATTGACCGAGCATACCTTTGTCCGTTACCTGGTCGAACTGACGGCTTGCTGGGCCATCTTCCTGATCGTGTCGGGGACCTATATGACATTCAAGAAGAAACTGCTCCAGAACCGTTCCAGGAAAAACCCTCTCAGGTTCCAGAAACTACATGCAATACTTGGACTGGCACTTGCCGTACCTCTGATCATCATTGTGGTGACCGGGATTCCATGGTCAGTTTTTACGGGAAGTAAAATTGGGCAATTCGCAGCCGACCATCCTGATTGGGGCAGGACGGAGCTTCGGTACAATCCCCCTCAGTCGGATGTGGATGAAATCCCTTGGGCGACAAGAAGCATGGACCAGCCCGCTTCGGAACATAAGGGGCACGCGGGACATCACTCCGACAGCAGTACTGATGACACGATAGCCGGCCAGAAAACCATCGAAGAAATCATCACGGAATCCGGAGAGAACAATATTTCAAGACCGTTCTCCATTGTCTATCCTTCTGATGAAACCGGTGTCTTCACCGTGTCCAAAGGAAGCAATACGGGCGTCACCGGACTCGATGTCAATCCGGACGAAGAAACAACCGCTTACTTTGATCAGTATTCCGGAGACATGATCGCTCAAATCGACTTTGAGGACTACGGCATCATCGGCAAGTGGTTCACGTGGGGAATCCCTCTTCATGAAGGGCATCTATTCGGGATGGCCAACAAGATCCTGAACCTGCTCGTCTGCATCGCATTCCTTGCAGCGATCGCGATGGGCTTCATGTCATGGATGAAGCGGGTGAAACCTGGTGGAGCGAAGGGTCCGAAGAGGATCAACAAGCCATGGTCGATAGGTGCAATCGCAACAATCATGATACTCGGTATCCTTATGCCGCTTTTCGGATTATCCGTTCTCGCGATTTTTATCATTGAGACGATCATCTACTTCACGAAGACGACGAAAGAGGCTTGA